One segment of Rosa chinensis cultivar Old Blush chromosome 6, RchiOBHm-V2, whole genome shotgun sequence DNA contains the following:
- the LOC112173903 gene encoding protein DETOXIFICATION 41 codes for MGSSEQYQPLLLGLDSHSRIPDLSSVAIEEFLEQRPIALRWWPRLVAWESRLLWILSGASIVVSVFNYMLSFVTLMFCGHLGSLELAGASIASVGIQGLAYGIMLGMASAVQTVCGQAYGAKHLGAMGIICQRAIVLHLGAAVLLTFLYWWSGPLLVAMGQSESIAEQGQIFARGLIPQLYAFAINCPQQRFLQAQNIVNPLAYMSIGVFLLHTLLTWLVVYVVDYGLIGAALTLSFSWYLLVITNGIYILVSPNCKETWTGFSWKAFSGIWPYFKLTIASAVMLCLEIWYSQGLVLISGLLPDPTISLDSISICMNYLNWDMQFMLGLAAAASVRVSNELGAGHPKVAKFSVFVVNGTSILISILFSAIVLIFKVGLSKLFTSDEDVIDAVSDLTPLLAISVFLNGIQPILSGVAIGSGWQAVVAYVNLSCYYVIGLPIACVLGFKTSMGVEGIWWGMVIGVFLQTVTLIVLTARTNWDAEVVNATERLRTSANVEQLLLVDDDV; via the exons ATGGGGTCCTCGGAACAGTACCAGCCGCTACTCCTTGGACTCGACTCACATTCCCGGATTCCTGACTTGTCATCCGTCGCGATTGAAGAATTTTTGGAGCAAAGGCCTATAGCATTGAGGTGGTGGCCTAGGCTAGTGGCATGGGAGTCGAGACTGCTATGGATTTTATCCGGTGCGTCTATTGTAGTTTCGGTTTTCAATTACATGCTCAGCTTTGTGACGCTTATGTTCTGTGGCCATCTGGGTTCATTGGAGCTTGCTGGAGCCTCTATTGCAAGTGTGGGAATCCAAGGTCTTGCTTATGGGATTATG TTGGGCATGGCGAGTGCTGTACAAACTGTTTGTGGGCAAGCCTATGGAGCCAAACACTTGGGAGCAATGGGGATCATATGCCAAAGAGCAATCGTCTTGCACTTGGGAGCAGCAGTCCTCCTTACATTTTTGTACTGGTGGTCAGGTCCATTACTTGTAGCCATGGGCCAATCGGAAAGCATAGCAGAACAGGGTCAAATCTTTGCGCGTGGTTTAATCCCTCAACTCTATGCATTTGCCATAAACTGCCCACAACAGAGGTTCCTTCAGGCACAGAACATAGTGAACCCTTTGGCATACATGTCCATTGGAGTTTTCCTCCTTCACACCCTTCTCACTTGGTTGGTGGTTTATGTAGTGGACTATGGACTAATAGGTGCTGCTCTTACACTGAGCTTTTCTTGGTATTTGCTTGTGATTACAAATGGGATTTACATTCTCGTAAGCCCCAACTGCAAGGAAACTTGGACTGGTTTCTCATGGAAAGCCTTTTCCGGAATTTGGCCTTATTTTAAGCTAACTATTGCTTCTGCTGTCATGTTGTG TTTGGAAATTTGGTACTCTCAAGGGTTAGTGCTTATCTCAGGGCTCCTACCCGACCCTACAATCTCACTGGACTCCATTTCTATCTG CATGAACTACTTGAACTGGGACATGCAATTTATGCTAGGTCTTGCTGCTGCAGCAAG TGTTCGAGTGAGTAATGAACTAGGTGCTGGTCATCCAAAGGTGGCCAAATTTTCGGTGTTTGTAGTGAACGGGACCAGCATCCTGATTAGCATACTGTTCAGTGCTATTGTGCTGATATTCAAAGTTGGATTGAGCAAGCTATTTACAAGTGACGAGGATGTTATTGATGCAGTGTCTGATTTGACCCCCTTGCTAGCCATCTCTGTTTTCTTGAATGGCATTCAACCTATACTCTCAG GTGTGGCAATTGGAAGTGGATGGCAAGCTGTTGTAGCTTATGTGAACCTGTCTTGTTACTACGTTATCGGTCTTCCAATTGCGTGTGTTCTTGGCTTTAAAACTAGTATGGGAGTAGAA GGTATTTGGTGGGGGATGGTTATTGGAGTATTTTTACAGACAGTAACTCTAATTGTTCTCACTGCCAGAACCAATTGGGATGCTGAG GTTGTAAACGCGACTGAGAGATTGAGGACATCTGCAAATGTAGAACAGTTGCTCTTGGTGGATGACGACGTATGA